ATTGATGGATATTCAAATGCCGGAGATGGACGGCTATGAGGCGACGAGGGCAATACGCGCCCTCGTGCGCAAAGACGTCTGTGACATGCCGATCATTGCAATGACAGCCAATGCGTTTGACGAGGATGTCCGCATGGCGCTTCGGGCCGGCATGAACGCACATTTTTCAAAGCCGATAGATATCCGGACGCTCCGGCATATGTTATATGAATATTTATCGCGCAGACGGAAGGACGGACCGGAATAAAACAGGTATCTGAGAACTCAGAGTCATACAGCTGAGAACTGGCTGTTGTACAGGCGGGCGTAAAACCCGCCTTTTTTCAGCAGCTCCTCGTGGACGCCCTGTTCGATGATATGGCCTTTATCCATCACGAGTATCATATCCGCGCTTTTTATGGTGGACAGGCGGTGCGCGACCACAAAGCTTGTGCGGCCTTCCATCATCTTTTCAAAGGCCTTCTGGATACGGATCTCTGTCATCGTGTCTATGGAGGAGGTCGCTTCATCGAGTATGAGCATGGGCGGAAGGCAGAGCATGACGCGGGCGATGCACAGGAGCTGCTTCTGTCCCTGTGACAGATTGCTGCCGCCTTCGGCGATGACGGTGTCATAACCGTCGGGCATACGCATGATAAAGCTGTGGGCATGCGCCTCTTTTGCCGCCCGGATAATATCGTCTTCTGAGGCGTTTGGTCTTCCGTAGGCGATATTGTCGCGGATGGAAGCCGCTTTCAGCCATGTCTCCTGCAGCACCATGCCGTAGGCCGCCCGCAGGGAATGCCTCGTTATATCTGTTATATTCTGTCCGTCAACCGTGATGATTCCGGAGTTGACATCGTAAAAGCGCATGAGAAGATTGATGAGCGTTGTCTTGCCGCAGCCGGTCGGCCCTACAATGGCAATGCGCTGTCCGCAGCCTGCCTCCAGATTCAGATTCTCTATAAGCGGTACTTCAGGCACATACGAAAAGCTGACATGTTCCATTGTTACGTGGCCTTCAGGGTTCTGAAGCCGCACTGCGCCTGCCTTGTCTTCTGCTATGGATGGCTGGTCGATCAGTTCAAATACCCGGGCAGCGGAAGCGAGCGAGTTCTGGAACTCGGTTATGACACCTGTGATGTCGTTAAACGGCTTTGTGTACTGACTCGTGTAGCTGAGGAAGCTGGAGAGCTGCCCGACGGTGAGCATTCCCCGTACCACGGCAAAGCACCCGGCAATCGCGACGCCGGCATATATGACAGAATACATAAACCGTGTGGCAGGGTTTGTGATGGAGGAAAAGAAGGTTGCGCGCATGGAATAACCAGACAGTCTTCTGTTGATCTCCTCGAATTGTTCCTGTGCTTCATCCTGGTGGCCGAATGCCTGCACGACTTTGATGCCGCCCAGCATCTCGTTCGTGAATCCGGTCAGTTCCCCTCTCGCCTCCGACTGCTTTTTGAACATGGCGAATGTCCGTTTGGAGATGAAATTTGCGATCAGAAAGGAAAGAGGGCTTAAAACGACCACGACGAGTGTGATATAAGGGTTAATGCTCAGCATAAAAAGTATCGTGCCCACAATAGTGATGACACCGGTAAACAGCTGAGTAAAGCCGAGCAGCAGGCCGTCGGAGAACTGGTCGATATCCGTGATGACACGGCTGATCAGGTCCCCGGAGGAATGACTGTCCACATAGGAGAGCGGCAATACCTGCAGCCGGTTGAAGGCGCAGATGCGAAGATCCTTTACTACCCGGTATGTTATTTTATTGTTGATATGGTTCATAAACCACTGGCAGACAGATGTGACTGCGATACATGCCAGTATCGTGATAATGACCGCGGACAGTTCCTTAAAATCCACATTTTCTTTTCCGATGATCTGATCTACGCCATGGCCCGTCAGAATAGGAATATAAAGCGTCAGTACGACCGTGATGACAGAGAGCAGGAGCGATAAGACGACGAGCGCGGTGTGGGGCCTTATACAGGTCAGGATGCGTATCATAACGGTACGGCTGTGCTTTTCATTTTTCGGTCTGTTTTTATGCATTTGCATATTGTGTCTCCTCCTGTCCTGATGTCTGTGATTCACAGATCTCTTTATATACCGGGCTCGATCTAAGCAGTTCTCCGTGCGTGCCATATCCGGCCATCTCACCGTCGTCGAGAACGATGATCATATCCGCGTTACGGATGGCGGATACACGCTGGGACACGATAAAAACAGTCATCTGCCCGGTGGTTTCCCTGATCGCCTGGCGGAGTCTGGCATCGGTGGCGAAGTCAAGGGCGGAGGCGCTGTCATCCAGAATGAGGATTTCAGGTCTGCGCACGAGGGCGCGGGCGATGGTAAGCCGCTGCTTCTGGCCGCCGGAAAGATTGCCCCCTTCCTGCTCTATCATCAGTTCCAGTCCCTTTTCCCTTGCATCCACGAATTCTCTTGCCTGTGCGGTGTCGAGCGCCTGATAGATGTCTTCATCGCTGGCATCCGGTTTTCCCCACCGTATATTTTCTCTGAGTGTTCCCTTAAAAAGCTGCGCTCTCTGGGGAACAAGTCCGACGCGGCTTCGCAGAGAGACCGGGTTCAGCGTCCTTACATCCTGGCCGTTGACCAGTACGGCTCCTTTTGATACGTCATAGAAGCGGGGGATGAGGCTTATGAGACTCGTCTTGCCGGACCCGGTGCCTCCGATGACGCCTATCGTCTGTCCCGGCATAGCGGAAAAGCTCACGCCGCTCAGCGTTTCTTTTCCGGAATCTGTGTAGCAGAACGATACATTGTCAAATTGTACGGCAGGTATTACAGACTTTAATTCCACGGTATTTCCTGAAAATGCGTTCTTTTTTTGTGACAGCGGCAGCCCTGTGCTGTCGATGGAAGGCTGCATATCGAATACCTGATTTACGCGGTTTAAGCTTGCCATAGATTTGGACAGCAGAATGATAAGGTTGGCAAGCTTGATAAGTTCTGCCAGTATCTGTGACATATAGTTGATCAGGGCGATCACCTGTCCCTGAGTGAGTGTGCCGAGGGAGACCTGTCTGCCGCCGGTCCAGAGAATGGCGATGACGCCCAGATTGATAATGACGTAGGTTAGCGGATTCAAGAGCGCGGATATCTTTCCCACATGAATCTGTCTGTGAAAGAGAGCAGTGCTCTGTTCGCGGAAATGTTTCATTTCACTGTCCTGATGGTTAAAAGCTCTCACGACTCTGATCCCGAGAAGATTTTCCCGTGTGCTAAGAAGCACTTTGTCCACCTGTTTCTGTACTTTACGGTACAGCGGCATGCTGACAAGAAGGATGGCAAAGACGACGAGAAGCAGCAGCGGTATTGCCACCGCGAAAGGGAGCGCCGCTTTCACGTCCACGGTAAATGCCATGATCATGGCCCCGAACACGACGAATGGGGACCGCAGAAACAGACGCAGAAACATATTGATTCCATTCTGCACCTGGTTGACATCATTTGTCATGCGGTTGATCAAAGTAGAGGCGCCGACCGCATCTATCTCTTTGTACGACAGTGTATTAATGTGTGCGAACAGGTCATTTCGCATCGCCATACCGGCAGATACCGCAGACTTGGCCGCAAAATACTGGGCGGTGACAGAAAAGCCGAATCCGACAACGCCGAGCAGGACAAGGACTCCGCCCATCTGCCAGAGATAGCCGGTCATCTGCTGTCTGATACCCGTATCGATCATTCTGGCAACTACAAGAGGAACGAAAAGTTCAAAGCTGGCCTCAAGCATTTTAAAAAGCGGCGCCAGAACCGTTGCCAGAGGATGCTCTTTCAGATATTTCAATAATCGTCTCATAACGCTAGTCTCTCCTTTACAGAGAATAGTATAAGCGGTGGCGGAGGAAAAAGCAATTTCAGGATAGAGCCATTTGGAAAAATGTCATTGTTTTTCATAAGCTTTCACCCTATAATGTATTTAATACGTTGGACTGAACGGCGGATCGTACGAAGGAGGAAAGAAAGATGTATGAATCGAGATGCGGCATATGCTGCAGTGACTGTGAACGTAAGGAAGAGGTAAGCTGTTCCGGATGTACGAATATGGAAAAGCCTTTCTGGGGCGGCGACTGCAAAGTTAAGAGCTGCTGCGAAGGAAAAGGAATAAATCATTGTGGGGAATGTGAACAATTTCCATGTGAGATGGAGGCAAATATGGGGAAGGATGCGGGATTTGACCCGGCTCCCAGGCTTGAGAGCTGCCGCAGATGGAGAGGGGAAGCGTAGACTCCGGAATGTATGCCCAATGGCGGGACTTTTATTGTGGCAGATGCTTCTGTCATGATAGAGGTCTTTTTTCGTTTATATAATGCTGTCTTTATAAAGGAGGTGAAACGTATGGGTTGTCTTGGAAATGTGCTCTGGTTTGTGTTTGGAGGAGCAGTCAGCGGACTGAGCTGGTGTCTGGCAGGTCTTCTCTGGTGTGTCACTATTGTCGGCATACCGGTGGGAATGCAGTGCTTTAAATTTGCGTCGCTGAGCTTCTTTCCATTCGGAAAGGAAGTCAGGTACGGCGGAGGTGCAGGCTCTCTTCTGCTGAATATCATCTGGCTGATCATATCCGGAGTTCCGCTTGCACTGGAGCACGCTTTGTTTGGACTGCTGCTCTGTGTCACTGTTATCGGGATCCCGTTCGGCATGCAGCACTTTAAACTGGCCAAGCTGGCGCTTATGCCGTTTGGCGCTGAAGTTTAGTGACAGTGATGATTTTAGAAATGTTGTATAAAGCAGGCACAGTCTGCGCGAATCATAAGGAGAACAGAATGGAATTTATTATCGAACATTTGACAAAAAGCTTTGGGACCAAGGAAGTTTTAAAGGATATATCATTTACATTTGAAAGCGGCAAGATATACGGGCTGCTCGGGAGGAACGGGGCCGGAAAGACGACGCTGTTCAACTGTGTCAACAAGGATATAAAGGCGGAGGACGGAAGCTTTTATCTGAACGACGGAAACAAAGCGCAGATCAGACCGGAAGATATCGGCTATGTGCTGTCTGCGCCCACGGTCCCGGCATTTCTCACGGGCCGCGAGTTTATCAAGTTTTTCATAGAGATCAATGAGAGTTCCATTCCCGACTTACGGCCCATCGATGAATATTTTGACATGATGAACATAGAACCCGGGGACAGAAACCGCCTGCTCAAAGATTATTCTCACGGCATGAAAAATAAAATGCAGATGCTGGTGAATATTATTGCAAGGCCGCCGCTTCTGCTTCTGGATGAACCGCTGACCTCGCTGGATGTTGTGGTGGCGGAGGAGATGAAAGAGCTCCTTCGTTCATTGAAGAAGGACCGTATCATAATTTTTTCCACTCATATCATGGAGCTTGCGCTGGATCTGTGCGATGAGATCGTCATATTGAATCACGGCGAGCTGGAGGTCGTGGATAAGTATGATCTGGACAACAGCGGCTTTAAGGATAAGATCATCCGGGCGCTCAAGGAGGAAGAAGATGATTAAAGCATTCCGAATTTCCTGCGATCTGAAGAATACGTACCGGGTAAACGGGATCATTTATTCTATTCAGCAGATCCCTGTCATAAAAAGACTGTTTACAGACGAGCTTTACGCGAGCAGAGGGCTTAAGATTTTTGCCGGTATTCTCTCTGCTGCCTGGGAGATCGTCTCTGCGTTCCTCGGAAAGTATTTGTACCTCCTGCTGCTTGTTGCGCTTCCGGCAGGTTTGTACAAAGGTGGGGGCGCAGGGAGCGTCAGCATGCATATTCTGCTGTTTCTGACGATTATCGGTACGTTCATGAATACATATATGTTTGACCCGTCTAACGATAAATACTACGCCATGATACTTATGCGTATGGATGCCAGAGCGTACACACTGTCCAATTATCTGTATACATCCGTAAAGACAGTAGTGGGATTTCTGCCGTTTACGATATATTTCGGTATGAAATGGGGGGCGGCTCCGGCGCTTTATATTTTACTGCCGTTTTTTATCATGGGGGCGAAGATGACTGCGGCATGGCTGCTCCTGAGCCGCTACGAAAGAAAGGGCATATGCATGAACGAGAATCTGCCGCCCAAATTTGCATGGCCGCTGACCGGTATTCTCCTTGTGCTGGCATACGGGCTTCCCTATATAGGCATCACGGTGCCGGCAGCTGTGATATCAGCGGCTGCGGCGCTGTCTTTGGCGGCCGGTCTGTATTGCCTGACAAAGATCATGAAATTTGGCCGCTACCGTGAGATGTACCAGCTTATCCTGGCAGATAAAAGAAATGCGGTAGAGGTGGGCGAGATCATACATAAGACGACGGAAGAGCAGAGCAGGAAGATGATCAGCCAGGATACGGCCATTACGAGCCAGAAGAAAGGGTTTGAATACTTTAATGAACTGTTTATACGCAGGCATAAAAGAGCGCTGTGGCGCCCCGCCGGAAGGACAGCCTGTATTGCGGCGTTTATCATTGCGGCGCTTCTTGTTGTGATGCAGGTAAATATGGAGGTCAAACTTGCGGTAAACAGGCTTCTTCTCGTCTTTCTTCCATACTTTGTTTTCATCATGTATGCGATCAACCGGGGGACTTCCTTTACCCAGGTGTTGTTTATGAACTGTGACCACAGTATGCTCACGTTTGCCTTTTATAAGAAGCCGGAATTTATCCTCAGACTGTTCTGTATCAGACTCCGGGAGATCATTAAGGTCAACCTGCTCCCGGCAGCAGTGATCGGGACAGGCTTTGCTTTGATGCTCTATGTTTCCGGCGGGACAGATAATGCGCTGAACTATATTGTTCTGTTCGTCTCAATACTGGCGCTGAGCGTATTTTTCTCGGTGCACTATCTGACGTGTTATTATCTGCTTCAGCCGTACAATGTGAACACAGAACTGAAAAGCGCTACATACAGGATCGTCATGTCGGGCACATACATCGTCTGCTTTTTATTTATGAAGCTGCGTATGGATACATTTGTGTTCGGTATTGTGACAACGGTATTCTGTATCCTTTACAGCATCATTGCGTCGCTGCTCGTATACCGTTTCGCGCCCAGAACGTTCCGGCTGAGAAATTAAATAATATTTTATGTCACAGCGCGGCCAAAACGGAGTCTAATATATCAGGAGGTATAATTATATGGATGATACATTACAAAACGAGATGGCCTGTCTTGTCGGCCGGGCCGTGGCAGGGGACAAAAGTGCGGTAGAAAAAATACTCACAGAGATCCAGGACCTTGTATTTAACTTTTCTCTGCGGATGCTTGGAACGATAGCGGACGCGGAGGACGCTTCCCAGGAAATACTGATCAAAGTGATGACGAACCTTTCTTCTTTCCGCAGAGA
This is a stretch of genomic DNA from [Clostridium] hylemonae DSM 15053. It encodes these proteins:
- a CDS encoding DUF3795 domain-containing protein translates to MYESRCGICCSDCERKEEVSCSGCTNMEKPFWGGDCKVKSCCEGKGINHCGECEQFPCEMEANMGKDAGFDPAPRLESCRRWRGEA
- a CDS encoding ABC transporter ATP-binding protein produces the protein MRRLLKYLKEHPLATVLAPLFKMLEASFELFVPLVVARMIDTGIRQQMTGYLWQMGGVLVLLGVVGFGFSVTAQYFAAKSAVSAGMAMRNDLFAHINTLSYKEIDAVGASTLINRMTNDVNQVQNGINMFLRLFLRSPFVVFGAMIMAFTVDVKAALPFAVAIPLLLLVVFAILLVSMPLYRKVQKQVDKVLLSTRENLLGIRVVRAFNHQDSEMKHFREQSTALFHRQIHVGKISALLNPLTYVIINLGVIAILWTGGRQVSLGTLTQGQVIALINYMSQILAELIKLANLIILLSKSMASLNRVNQVFDMQPSIDSTGLPLSQKKNAFSGNTVELKSVIPAVQFDNVSFCYTDSGKETLSGVSFSAMPGQTIGVIGGTGSGKTSLISLIPRFYDVSKGAVLVNGQDVRTLNPVSLRSRVGLVPQRAQLFKGTLRENIRWGKPDASDEDIYQALDTAQAREFVDAREKGLELMIEQEGGNLSGGQKQRLTIARALVRRPEILILDDSASALDFATDARLRQAIRETTGQMTVFIVSQRVSAIRNADMIIVLDDGEMAGYGTHGELLRSSPVYKEICESQTSGQEETQYANA
- a CDS encoding ABC transporter ATP-binding protein, translating into MHKNRPKNEKHSRTVMIRILTCIRPHTALVVLSLLLSVITVVLTLYIPILTGHGVDQIIGKENVDFKELSAVIITILACIAVTSVCQWFMNHINNKITYRVVKDLRICAFNRLQVLPLSYVDSHSSGDLISRVITDIDQFSDGLLLGFTQLFTGVITIVGTILFMLSINPYITLVVVVLSPLSFLIANFISKRTFAMFKKQSEARGELTGFTNEMLGGIKVVQAFGHQDEAQEQFEEINRRLSGYSMRATFFSSITNPATRFMYSVIYAGVAIAGCFAVVRGMLTVGQLSSFLSYTSQYTKPFNDITGVITEFQNSLASAARVFELIDQPSIAEDKAGAVRLQNPEGHVTMEHVSFSYVPEVPLIENLNLEAGCGQRIAIVGPTGCGKTTLINLLMRFYDVNSGIITVDGQNITDITRHSLRAAYGMVLQETWLKAASIRDNIAYGRPNASEDDIIRAAKEAHAHSFIMRMPDGYDTVIAEGGSNLSQGQKQLLCIARVMLCLPPMLILDEATSSIDTMTEIRIQKAFEKMMEGRTSFVVAHRLSTIKSADMILVMDKGHIIEQGVHEELLKKGGFYARLYNSQFSAV
- a CDS encoding ABC transporter ATP-binding protein, producing MEFIIEHLTKSFGTKEVLKDISFTFESGKIYGLLGRNGAGKTTLFNCVNKDIKAEDGSFYLNDGNKAQIRPEDIGYVLSAPTVPAFLTGREFIKFFIEINESSIPDLRPIDEYFDMMNIEPGDRNRLLKDYSHGMKNKMQMLVNIIARPPLLLLDEPLTSLDVVVAEEMKELLRSLKKDRIIIFSTHIMELALDLCDEIVILNHGELEVVDKYDLDNSGFKDKIIRALKEEEDD
- a CDS encoding YccF domain-containing protein; its protein translation is MGCLGNVLWFVFGGAVSGLSWCLAGLLWCVTIVGIPVGMQCFKFASLSFFPFGKEVRYGGGAGSLLLNIIWLIISGVPLALEHALFGLLLCVTVIGIPFGMQHFKLAKLALMPFGAEV